CATCAGGGAGTTGGACGCGTCAGGAATGGTGTTGATACCCTGGAGCGAAGCTGTTCATGTCGCGGATGGTTCGACCAGCAGGAACCTTCACTGGTCAGAAGTGACATGTCCGGAACCAAGGCTGTATGTATCGAAAGAGACGATGGATGAGCTTAACCTTGCCGAAAACGATCTGGTCAAGGTCTCTTCCGAGGGTGGAGAGGCTGTGCTGCCGGTCGAGGCGACCGAAAAACTGCAGGGCGGAACGGTAGCCGCGACGATTCATTTCCCCTCGGTAAGAAAGCTTTTCCCATGGAAGCTGGATGATCGCCGTGGAGAGGTGCTGCTCGCGCCGGTCCCGGTCAACCTTGACAGTCAGAGTGAGAAGAGCTGATCATGGAAAAAAGAATATACATAAACATGAATCTTTGCAGCGGGTGTCGAGCCTGCGCAGCGGCCTGTGCTAACGGGCATCTCGAACAGGGCCTTCTCAAGCATGGGCCGGTCGAGGAAACTGCGTTGATGCCTCTTCACTGCCGTCATTGTGACAAGCCCCTCTGTCTTGAGGTCTGTCCGCAGGATGCGATCAAAAAGGACGAGAACGGGACGATAGTAAGGATGAGCCAGTTGTGTGTCGGGTGTAAGTCATGTATCATGGCGTGCCCGTTCGGCGTTATGTTCGTGCATTCTACCTGGCACGTATCACCGAAGTGCGATCTATGCCATGACAGGCTCGAAGATGATAAGGAGCCGAGATGCGTATCGACATGCACATCCGGCGCGCTGGTTTTCGAAGAACTGACTGAACTGGAAAAGACTAACAGGAATGTTACCGAGGGCGGGCGATATTTCACCCGTTGGATGTTGACTCGATAGTGGAGAGGACAAATGGACGCAGCACG
The genomic region above belongs to Candidatus Latescibacterota bacterium and contains:
- a CDS encoding 4Fe-4S dicluster domain-containing protein, with amino-acid sequence MEKRIYINMNLCSGCRACAAACANGHLEQGLLKHGPVEETALMPLHCRHCDKPLCLEVCPQDAIKKDENGTIVRMSQLCVGCKSCIMACPFGVMFVHSTWHVSPKCDLCHDRLEDDKEPRCVSTCTSGALVFEELTELEKTNRNVTEGGRYFTRWMLTR